GTAAAAGCCAAACCTATTTCCAGCTACTTGAGATTTTTGGCCAGAGTTTTGAGCATGGCCAGCACGGCCTTTTGTGTTTTGACATCCAGTGTGCTAATGGCACGGGATATTTTATTTTCCAGAGTGCTCTGTCTGATCTGCGCTCTATTTTGCGGCACACTTTTTACCTCGCCAAACCACCAGCCAACCGCCACACCGTATTTCTGGCTAATGCGCATCAGGGTCAGCAAATGAGGCAGCCTCTTGCCTTTCAAAAACTTAAAATAATCACTGACATCCAGGCCCAGGCTAAAAGCAGACTCTTCAATAGTCTCCCCGCTCTTTTCCCGTAGCCAGGACAATTTCTCGCCAAAAATCTTTTTCAGAATTTCCGCAGTGATTTTCTGGGGCATGCCATCTATCCTTATTTATTATCTAGTTACTTGACAAAAGTTTATTCTCTGTTAAAATCATTGTCTAAGGAATATATACCCTATATAAAATATATAGGGTATATAAATAAAAACAGACTGGGGTATATATATGGCCACCAATAATTACACTGACAACTTTGAAGGGACACCATATTTTATTAAGAAAGGTGAACAACTTTCGGCGGCGGGTATGACCGCGGCGCTGAATACCAGAGAAAAGGTGGCGAATAAAGCGACCAGCCTATCCAGCGCGTCTACCGATATCGAGTATCCTTCGGCAAAAGCGGTCTATGACGCTCTGGCCGAAGCGGTGCGCGAACTGGAAACACAAGTCCATGCTGCAAACAACGCGCTCAGCGGCAAGCAGGACAGTCTGCCGATAGGCGCTATCTTGATGTATGACGGGGCGAGCTGGCAAGACAATGTTACATTGCCGGGTTGGTATTCCTGCAATAGAACAAATTATAATAATGGACTAACCCCTGATCTGGAAGATAAATTTATCAAAGGCAAAGGCGCTCTAGCGAATACCGGCGGTAGCAATGCTTTGACCGCCGCCATGCTGCCTTTACATAATCATGAATTGTCCGGCAATACAGGGCCGGCTGGGGAGCACAGTCATGATGCGCATACTGGCGGCTTAAAGATAGCCAGCGCAGAAAACATAAATTTTCTCGTCGAAGCCAGCGGCGTGTTTAGCCTAGGGAAATCCTCTGGCAGTTACAACAATGCCCACTGGAGTGGCTTACAAGCGTCTGCCCGCTGGGGAAATATAAATGCCACGCATAATTCCACGGGCGCACATACACACGCATTACCCAGCGCCACCGCTGACAATGACGGCGTCACCGGCACAAACGCTAGCTACAACAATATGCCGTTGTATTATTCGGTCATCTACATCATCAAAGTGACTGCGGCGGAGAAGTAGATAACAACTCGATGATTTGGATATGGGTTTTAGGAATTAACTGTTAGCTATGGCAAAAGCTCCGTCTTTGGACAGGGCGAATATGGTCTTTTTATTGACTTTTCCGGTGGAAAATAGGCCAGTAGATTTACAGAATTTTCTCCATGCCGTCAAAATGCCGTATCCTGAATATTTCGGCAAAAATATCGAGTACGAGCTTTTCCCGACCTGCGGTACCGCGGAATTCGCACTGTCTTTTCAGCTACTGCGGCAGATTATCCAGTAGCGTAATCAGCAGTGCCCTGAAGCGGAGCCGCTGATCATCAATTTTGAAATAAATCCAAATTATTGGCGGGAAGACCTGACCACCTTTGCCAGATATTTTGACCAGCGCTAAACCTCCCCCGCCGCTCTGACCAACCCCGCGAAGAGCGGATGCGGACGACCCGGGCGGGATTTAAACTCGGGGTGATACTGACAGGCAATGAAAAACGGATGCTCCGGCAGCTCCACCACCTCGACTAAATTTTCGTCAGGCGACAGGCCGGAAATTTTCAAACCATTTTGGGTAAAAAGCTCGCGGTATTTGTTGTTAAATTCATAACGGTGACGGTGGCGTTCGGAAATTTCTTTTTGGCCGTAACATTTTTCCAGCAGCGTGCCGGGTTTTATCTGACAGGGATAAGCGCCCAGGCGCATCGTGCCGCCTTTGGCGGTGATAGTTTTTTGATCCAGCATCAGGTCGATGACCGGCTCTTTGGT
Above is a genomic segment from Candidatus Margulisiibacteriota bacterium containing:
- a CDS encoding helix-turn-helix domain-containing protein, with product MPQKITAEILKKIFGEKLSWLREKSGETIEESAFSLGLDVSDYFKFLKGKRLPHLLTLMRISQKYGVAVGWWFGEVKSVPQNRAQIRQSTLENKISRAISTLDVKTQKAVLAMLKTLAKNLK